The Aspergillus nidulans FGSC A4 chromosome VIII genome contains the following window.
CTTGACTTTGGACGTGCAGTGGATTTTGATATTGACTCGTCGGGACGCCGGGCGGTCCCTATCGTGGCATTTGCGTCTGGAGAATGCGGCAATACTATTTCCTTACGGACAATAGCCCACGAAACGGTAGAACTAGAGCAAGTAACGCCGACTCAGTTGCGTGTTCCAACGATTGGAGATTATGATCATATTGAATGGCACGTGGGTGGAGCCCCTATTCGACAAATCTGCTTTTCCAATGCCCCAGAGGAGAGAGCTACGTTTATGGCGGTTCGCTTCTCCTCTACGTTCGTCTTCAGGCCACTCTATCGCAGAACCCCCGTCTCAGTTCCCATTCAGCGAGCCAACAATGATGTGGTTCTTGATCATCAGGTTTCTCGACTCGATCCCAATTTCTTGTTGGAGATATCAACGTCGCACACTGGAGGCGCCCCTCACGCAGACGTGAAATTCAATCCCTGGAACCCAAGCCAGCTTGCTATCGTCGATGAGGATGGTAACTGGGGTGTTTGGGAGTTACACAATCAGCACAAGCGTAACAAGGACAACTGGGTCGCCTCACGTGTGATATCGGGTACTCTTCCATGGGCTGGTATTGAAGATCAAAACACAGGAGCACATGCCCGACATGACGGATGGCTAGCTATTGAATGGGCTGTGAATGGGAATCATCTTATTGTCTGTGACAGAAGATGCTCCATGCTCTACCGAATGGACGAGAACCGGGCGTATCCCTGTTCGATGGAGCTCAGCTTCAATAGGCCATCCGAATGGATCCTAAGTATCAGAAGGAGTACCCGTAATCCATCGCACGTATTCATTCTCACGACTTCCCAACTCGTCTGGTTTGAGGTTATACCAGCTTCGATTCccgtcgatgatgatataGGGCTCTCACTATCTTCGCGTCTCTCCTGGCGTCATTTTCGCGATTCAGACGACACGACGCTACAGTTGGCTTCATTGACAGTAAATGCTGGTGAGAATTCCGACCCCATTGGAGAATTTTCTTTGCTTGATACTGATTAGACTTTACCGAAGATTTCTACCTAGTGTTGTTTTCTAAGCTCAGTCACTTTGTGCTAGCTTTTTATTGCTCTGAGCCACCTGAGTATATGCGTGATTCAGCAACTGCTCTTGATCCATTCATTCTACATGTCCCAACCACATCCGTCCATACAGAAGATTTTGAGGCTCTTTCGATCGACGCGCACTTCTCCACACTTGTCTTCAAAGAAATCACTCCCACAGCTATGGATTATCAGCATTTGGACTGCGGCTTGAGTTTCGTCAAGGTCTTTGCAGTAGATTCAAGCCTTCGTGTTCAGGAATCATTGTACTCAAGGCCTTCGACTAGTAGTCTTGAAACCGAGCATTTGCATGCTAGCGACGTTTTACGAGTCAGAAATCTCCGCCATGCTGGActgcagaagaaggtgaTACACTCTAGGAGTGGGTTTATAGTTGATGAACTGGACGAACCCGTGCGTGGTGTTAAATTGGTCTCAGACCTTGGAATTGGCAGTATAGCCCAGTTGGCAGACCCACAATTCACGCTTGATTACACACATATTTACACGATAGCGATTGGAGATCAGAACATGCTGCCGCAGGACGGTCAAATTACTACGGAGTGCAGTTTCCAGAGTCTGATTCAGGAAATGGTACAGAAAATCGCTGGTCATGTTCCCTTCCAAGTTCCTACTTGCCAGACAGTGTATGTCACATCTCGTATCCTAAAACAACGACAGAAACTTACTAAGAAATAATCAGGCTTGAAACGTTGCGGAAGTCACCTACACTAGATGATATCGACCAGAACGCTCAAGATTTAGCTGCCTTTGTCTCTCAAGCTGAGTCGGACCGTTCAGTGCTCGGGAATCGAGCCAGGTTCCTTATACAGCCATACGATTCGTTCGGTGCGCGGTCAACCCAGCAAGAAAAACCAATTGGGGCTTCGAAGTTGAACTTGATTGCTATATATGATCGGCTGGTTAATCATTGGCTCACCGACTTGCCTTCTGACGTACCCGGACGAGCTAGGATCACAAAAGAGAAGGCTATTCGGCAGCTTGTGGCCGATATTGTGCTTTCCCAGATTATCTCGGTACCTCAAAAAGAAGCGGCTGAGTCTACCACGAAAAAAGATGTGACCTGGTCCGCTTTTTCTAGCAGTGGCCTGAACACCCTATCGAGACTCAACGATGAGAAATCCTCTTATGGGGCACTGTTGAGTTCCGCTGACGAGAGCGTCCTGTCGCCGGCAGATACCGCAGCCGCGCAAAGCTCTACGCTAGGGGACTCGGTATTACCCGAGCGCCAGACGGACCAGCGGCCAACCTTCAAAGTATTATCATCCTACACAAGATATGACAAAACAGGACCGACTTCTCGAAGTGCGGAACGCATACTCGACCATTGGCAACCGGGACTCGATCCGGCCTCATATCTACTAGCATCCGAAGGGTCACAACTGGCTGCCAAGAACAAGGTTTCAAAGGGTAAATCGCGGAAAAATGTGTCACAGACTCTAAAGAAAATCAGTCATGATTCTCCTATGCCGCCTCTCGTTTCTTCCCCTGTACCTGCTGTTAGAGGAGCCTGGGGTAGCCAGCCGGAAACAGGCCAGCCGCCCATAATACGTTTCCAAGGCAGCCAGCCTACAGAGGATGTTCCTATGACTCAAATCGAGCGGGGGGTGTTTGGGAGTCGTGAGGCAAGCAGAAAAAGTGggatgaaggcgaagaagaagaaacgagCAGCAGGGTTTTAAGCCACCCTGCTACCCCTCCATGTTCATTGTTTTGGGCTTATTCTGGAATACCTTTGTATCACGAAATCTACATTTCTTCTTGGCCTATGTTGATGACGTATATTGATATTGTACATAAATGACTCGATCAGACATGCACCACAACTCCATCTCAATACTCAACCATGCATGGTTCGATGAGTTGATAGCTGGGTACTATGAGCCATCTGTGCGTTGTCCCGTGTTAAAAGACGTAAGCACTAAGCAGTAAAAAACCGCTGCTACCCATCTCATTCAAATAATACAAACGATGGAGTGAATCAAACTCGAAACAGCAGGTCTCGGTTTCACCTACATATCTTAATATAAATCCATCCTTCCGTCCCGCGACTCCACTTGGCCAAACTGCGTCGTTGTCCAAAACATCAACAAACTCACCACATCTTCTGACACTTCAACCCCTACGCTCTGGACCAATGTCTGACCAGGAGCACCATTACAAATTTAACGTGAGCATGAGCTGCGGCGGCTGCTCCGGTGCCGTCGAGCGCGTCCTCAAGAAGCTAGATGGTTAGTAAATGAGTGCccctctttcccctctttttcGTCGCCGTATCCAAAACAAACCCCAAGAAACATACATACTGTCACTGCATAACCGGTCGAGATTCTGACAATCAGTCTACAATAGGCGTTAAGTCATTTGACGTGAACCTCGATTCTCAGACAGCAAGCGTTGTCACCGATGCCTCTGTGCCGTACGAGACGGTTCTCGCGACAATCAAGAAGACTGGGAAGACCGTGAATGCCGGAGAAGCTGACGGCGAGGCCAAGGATGTTTGAATAATATGATTGCCTAGATATAACAGTGGGATCCGACAGCTATGATAGATTGGGTGAAACTGTTTAATTAGCGATCGATATGGTCATATTCGTGAAGCTATGACAGGAGGCATACACACGCCACACACAATCATAGGGTATATTGCACTTGATAAAAGGATGTTTTCTTGTATTTCCTTCTCGTAGGAAAATGGAAAATCCTTACGTCCGGGCAGTAGCAGAAACAGCACATACCATGCTTGTCGGGTATCATAATATATACAATAGGTAACAATGTCCAAGAAATGAACAGAAACAGCGACAACAACTCCTCATACTGAAAACCTCAATCCACAGTCATGACAGACAGCCCTCAGATAGTGGATATGGTGTATTTCCTCGCCTTGCATGCGCTGGGAAGTGTTGTTCCAAAAATTGGGCGTGCTGATGGAATTCGTACGCTGTCCTAAGCATGAAAATGAGCCATAATTCTCGCTGTGGTCTCCGTTTTCTAATAAAGAACAAAGCGAAAAATCGGGCGGGATTATGTTAAGTGCCTATGAGAATTGGGTTCTTGTTTTGGTCATACCGTGAAGGGACAACGGTGTTCTTGGGTTGTCTTCGATCCTGATAAAAAGAGGGCGGCGTCTTGATCCGCCTGCCGTCCTCGTGTCCTGGAACTTGACTGCTGATCGCTGGATCTTGCCGTGGAGGTGTTTTACCCAGGAAGTCGATGTGAGGTCGACCGCGAGGCGACATTGATGCTAGGTTGTCTGAAGGGACACGCCAACGCTGAACATCGTGTAGCCTGGCATTAACTGGTTGGGATAGGTTTTGCACCATGTGCCTGGAATAATGCGGACGGGCCGGCCTATAGCCCGATGTTCCAGGATCCCCATGGCCAACAGCACGGAAAAATCCATCGGCATGAGTTCTGTGGTTTTCCTCTCCCGGTTTGGGGAGCATGGGATGGTTGCCCCGCCATACAGGCTCTAACCAAGTACCCGTCGTCGCTAGTGTTCTCATTTCAGCGTCATCATGTACCTTAATGTTGTGAGATACACGGTGCTCTGGTAAGTCTGACAAATAGGGCTGCAAATTCCTATCATAGCCGTTACTGCCGGCTGCGGTATATCTCGTGTCAGACGCGGTACGAGCCTGAACTGGAGATCTATCATACGCGGCCTGGGTGTTAACAAGATGATTGTAGGAAGATTGCTGGCCATCGTAAGCTTTGATCGATCCTGGATGTGCGAGTGTGTGTTGCTCGCGATCAAAGCGAGCGGTAGTGCTAAAAGAGTCACGGCCAATGCTTGGCTCGTGTTGTGCGATACGACGCGCCTCAGTTGGGGAAACAAATGGCCTACGGACATGGGGACCACTCTGGACAAAAGGCCGGGCATACCGAGTTCCTGGGTGAGTGCTCAAAGGAGGTCCGTTAGGAGACAAGGGTTTTTCCACTAAAGTTGGCTCGTGGTATGCCAAACGCCGTCTTTTGGATATGTGGTCTTGACCAACAGGTTCCTGAAAAGTACGACTTGGAAGATCATGGTGCACCTGGCGGTGTGGTGTTACTGAGCGAAAGGTGAAAGCTCCAGACATCCTCTTAGTAAGGTGCTCTATATGGCCACTGTTTGGGCGTTTGATCTCCACCGGAAGAGGATTCTCGATGGAAGGAAGCACGTGGTCCTGTGGATTCACATTCCTGTTTTGTAAGTGCACCTGTGACCGAGGTGGCAGTCTTAGACCGTTGCCATTTCTTTCAAGGCTTTCTTTTGGTCCGCTCACAAAAACAGGACCATTTGGAAGATCAGGCTTATGAAAACAGTGCCTCATAGGTTCAGGCTTAGGTGCTCTCTCCAGCGGGAAAGGGGGAATGAATGGGGCGAGGacatctctcctcctctctggCATTCTGTCCAGAGGGTGCATTTCATAAGGCTCGTCCAAAGTTAGCACAGCTGAGTTGTTCGGATAGGGCTCTCTCTGAAACTGTTTCAAGCGAGGCAAAGGTGCAGAACTTACACAGTGCTCTGCCACAGTGTTAAGCGGGGGCCGACTCAGGTTCTTAGCGACTGCCATTTGATTAGATGGGGCAATTGGGGCAACAGACGAGTGGCGCGGATGAATAGGTCGGCGTGAGAGCGCCTCCCTGCCAAGTCCGAGGGTTTCCTGCGAGGGCTCTCCAGTAGCAGAATATGGGGTTGGGTGACGACCGGCACCGCTGGCCATGTTCCTGTACCTATTGATGGCACGGTCCCAAGCTTGATACCTGCTGAATCCGCGACGGTCAGCCCTAATCTTTTTAGGAGCTTCTGGGACGAAGCGAAAGCCTGGGGCGGCTTCGTCTTCAGAATTCTCTACTTGTGCGTCCCTGACAGTGCGGCTGCCCTGATGTATAGGTCTCATCTGGAGTTCCTCAATAACGGGATTGCTGGAAATGATTTCCACGCTGGTCTCTCGGCCATGAACTTGCTGTGCCTCTCCTTCATTGTcactatcgtcatcatctgatATGACGATAACTTCCCGGAACACATCCTCAAGAACCGTTTTGCCAttttcatcatcaccccTCCATTCCACTAGCTTGGCAAGAGTTGGCTGTTCCACGGCTGCTCTTGCTTCATGGAAAGAAGTAGTTTTGAGGAGGCGATCATAATCTGTATAGATGTGCCGAATATGGGCGACAACCGCCAACTGTGCTCGGCGGGCGAGGGGTAGTTCGACGGCTGTACCTACTTTTCGTTGACCCTAAACCTAGTCAGCAGCTATTGCGCTCAGCGTATCCGATCTCCTAGCGGCATGTTCAACCTTTTGGAATGCGGTTTTGATAATTTGGTTGAGGTCGTTGTCAGGAATATTTGGAAAAAGATCCTTGAGAACATCCCTTGCTTCTGTGTTTATAGTAATCTGAGAATCTGAGTCAGTGATTTTGCGACTAGCCTCGTGGCCCCTGATACTGTGGGGTGCCACAGCCTTCCCAGTTTCTGTGAGATAAAGACCATGATTTATACACACGTCCGCAACAACAGCGCTTGGGAAATGATAACCAATACGATGGACATGCTGCGAGAGGCCGTGAGTGTGAAGATGGGGGGTTGTCTAAAGAAAGTGAAAAAGCGTTAGAGAGAAAGGTAACAAAATACCATGAGGGCAGAATGGAAAAATTGGCGCCCCGCGCAGGGATGGAATTATGACATACAGAAACCGCGTACACTTTAAGTCCATCTTTCCGACAGCGCTCCTTGCAAGTTGTGGTGAAGAAAGGATCGCCTGCCGATATGAATGTATAACCTGGAGGCGCTTTGGCTTCAAAGGATATCTGCCATGTGTCAAAAATGCCGACTCGAATCCCTAAGGTAACGGCATACCACACTCCGGagcctcttcttttcttgcGTAACGGATTCGAGAATCACCTTATGCTTCCGCGCTTTTCGTCTTGCAATCAAGCCTGGGCTCCGCCTGGCAAGTACCGAGACAGACCTTCGAGGTACTCGAGTCATAGCGTCGACATTCAATGATCTCAGGCGACTATTAAAGACATATTTTGAACCTCATGACGTCGTTGCGGGCGTATACTGCGATGTATAAGGTGAAGTATAAAACGAAGGTAACCGAgcatgaagaagaccagcaagaAGAGTTCAGTGGTTGTTTGGTAAAACCGTTAATTTGGCTGAACCATCGCCGCGTATGGAGAGCAGCGGCGGCTGTAAGAAAGCGTGTAAATCGACAACCACTCCGCGAAATTGCTATCTTTATTTGAATCTCGTCTCGCAAAGAAACCTTACGACACACGAGGGCGTCCAAACGATATTGATATTTTGATCAAGGGCGGCCGCAGAAAGAAAAGGTCAACTTGGGAATGGATGGTGAGGTGGTTGGAAGGGCATCAAAACGACCATGTCGGCCTAACTCCCGCGGTTCATGCTGGCTCTTCCAGATCTGGTTAGCGCAGTCGATTTGGAGCTTTGGATCTCTGAACGAAGTCGGAGCTTCCTCTGGAGTCGAACCATCAGATTTATCCTACTTCATACCAATGGCAGAACGACAGGCGATCATTCATGCCTACCGCCAACTATACCGTCATGGTCTAAAGGCTGTCAATTATTCAACGCCCGCTCGCCATGTCCTGGTGCAGACTTTGCGCTCATCATTCCGCACGTCGCCAGCTCAAGATTTCGATTCTCTGCGGATAACTAATACCTTGAATTTCCTTCATAAAGCCGCGAACGTTGCAGGTATAGAACATAAAATTGTGAGGAATTTGCTCATGATTAAGTTTTGGGATCAACCTGGCCGTGTAAGAGCCAATCTGCGGCCGTGAGTCCCCTTCCGAGAGCCCGCATGGGATATTTAATCAGAGACGGTGTCTAATTGGCTTCAAGAATCAGGGGACTAGATGTTGACCAAAGAGATCCGAAAATTCGGAAAGATTCCCTTGGACAATTCAAACGCACGCTGATGTTTTTGAATGAAAGCCTGGGGACATGTTTGAGGTAGCGGGAAAAGATCGCATGATATCTATCACAAGCTACTTTTCCACTTGTGATCGAATTTACGAATTTTACTGCGAGAATGTTGCATGCACGCCCAATACTGAACACTGCAAGAACCACATATCAAAAAGTTGAGGGCAGTTACTCTCAAATGCCTCATCCCATGTCATCTGGAAGAGCCTAACCTTGCCGCtccccagctcttccattTCAAGTGCATGCGATCGTTTGCTGGATAGAAGATAGCAGCAGAGAAACGTACATGGTGCTAGGCGGTGTTACCTGGTTATCTGCTGTTGTCCACCGGCTCTAGGACGGCACCTAGAGGAGCAGAATGTCGCTGTGCCAGGCTTCCTGCACCAAGAAGCCTGCTCCTTGGGGCTATTTCCATGGTCAGTGGCAGGTGGGAAATCCTTAGGTTCCTTAGGTTGGTTTGTGATCGCGATTGTGACAGTGATTGGAGCACGACCTTCATTCCAAAACGAAACATTCCTAGGCTGGCATCTCAAATATAGCTTGCATATAGCCATCTGATCCTGATCAGGACCTCACAAAACTACCCGTATCCAGTCCTTGTTCCAAAGTATTGGCATTGGTGTATGTTGAGGATGGTCACAAACTGTGATGGAAATATGAAATATTCTGAGCAAGCTTACAGTTCATGCGCAATGTACAAATCTATCCGAGTCCAGTCAATGCATTGTCCGATAGCAAAGGATGGAAGCTCTGTTCATACTCCCAACACCGAATTCACATAACTGTATGATGGCGTGAATAGATGGGCCTGCCAGCTAACGCCGATGTGTTTTGATCATAATCGTCCATTGGTCCAGCCGGTCTCGTCATTTATAGTTTCGACTGTATATGTATTATCGATGTCCGAATATATCGATaccttcgtcgtcttcatcctcatcgtcctcttcatcttcctcgtcatctttATCGTCTGATTCGCTGGAGTCGGATAgctcctccccctcctcatcgtcgtcaccTGGATCTGTTCCCCTGCCGAGGAATCCATATCTATACTTGAACCTGGTGCCCCAGATGGTAAGCTCGCCCTCACCGTCATTCACATCATTTTGGCTCAGCCGGCTGCTAAAGAAAGATGTCGAGGTAGACCTTTGTGACTGGCGCTCCGGCGGTATGCCGAAGTAATTGCTGATTACAGGTGAGACTGCACGGCTGCGAGTAAGGTTATATGAAGAAAATTGCCCGGATGGATTGGTAGATCTCGATAAGTTGAATTGCGGATGTGGGCCTGCCCCCGGCGCTGAACTGGGATCGGCTTGCGATCGCGCCAGAGGTGGAAGCGCCGAGTCATCCATACCGTGGGAAGACGACCTTAATCTGGAAATTGGAGAACTTTCATGTTCAAGGTCGTGCTCTGAAGAACCTGGAGGATTCCCTTGAAGGACACTAAGCTGAGTGGTATTGTATGATTCACACCTAAGCTGGCTATCAGCAGCTTTTCTGGTCGAAACTTGGATTACACTTACATATCACATCTTAGGCCCAGCCAGTGATATTTGACAATCGATTTAGTGCCACAGTCATTGCAGGTTATAATAGCTTTGATATCTTTGAAGTCAGCTGGCATCGGTTGGCTTTGAATGGCCCTATCCAAATTTCGGAATGTAGCCTCCATATTTGTTATGGTCTTGCTACATATTGGACAGCGGTAAGATGATTTGGAATATTCAGAAAGACACCGCTGGTGAATGCTGTGACCGCACCGCATGAACACAACTGTCTCTGGTGAAGTGAACATATAATCCCCGCATATTGGACAATCGCACTGAGTCGAACGCTCGATACACTTATGTGTTGTTTCGATTGATATAGGGAGACAGACACTGCAAGTCTGGAAATAGTTAAGATATAGATCCATTGAATTACCTCATTTGGGCTATTACTTACCTTGCAATGAAAAAAGTCTTTACCTATACCCTTGCCGATACGGCAAATGCCACAGTCGTTGCAATGATATATGCTTTTACTAGCATCATTGTCCCAGAGTTTGCACTCGACACAATAATATTGCGCTGCTAGTCCGCCGCACCACTTACAGTATTGGGCGGCTGGCTGGGCATGGCCGCATAGCATACATAGCATGTTCTCTGTTTTGGGGCGATTAAGATTATGGTCTTCAACCTCGTCATGGCAAAATCGACAAGTGTACCACTTCTTGCATTCGAAACACTGGAGTTTGACGTTTCTTTGATAATGCGGGCACCCGAGACATAGCTCTTCGAACTCTTCAGCATCCGCGTCATCGGCATCGTCCACGGGCAGCTGAGTTTCTATTCGGGGGTGAAAAGTTGGTTTTATATCTTCTGCACTCAGGTTCTTGAATATGTCTTGTAAAGCGGAAATGGCTGTAGAAGCCGAGGATATGGATGGTTGATCGAAGGACTGACCGCTCCAGCGATTTGGAGTTTGTGCACCTTCAGGGGCCTGAAAAGAAGGGGTTGGAGACGGAATCGGTAGGAGTCGGCGTCCGGAGCAACCTTGGCATGAGTTGTACTTTTCTGTCATTAGCTCGTGGATCATGCGAGCCTGCTCGGTGCTGGTGTACCCCAAGTCTCGGATAGCATGAATCCGTTTCCGTAGGGAACCCATTCCATCGTCCTCGGGGAGCAAGGGTGGCCCAGCCATATCTTCTACTGGCGTTTGAGTCGGAGGCCCCGGGGATTCTTGTGTATCACCTGCATCCGTTCGAGAATAGCGGCGTGTCATAGGTGAGACAGTGTCCGTTTGTGTGAGTGCGGCAGCGAGATGGTCAACGCTCGTGCGGGTAATATTGTCTCGAATCTGCTGAGGTGTGACTTAAAGTTAGACCCGCCATGGTCTGATCTGAGGGTTGCGTTCAACTCAGAAGATACACTGTTCGAGTCGACCTGTGAGGGTGACAGTGCATTGGAGGTCTCATTCTCAGTCCCAGTGGATTCATCAACCCCCGATTGCTCCTCCAAGTGTTTATCTTGATCTAGATCTGACATATTAGGGCTCGTGGTACCATCGCTGCGATTGTCGCTCGTCGAAAATCCTATTTCTCGAGACGTAGGCTGTCGATGCGAAGAGTCATCATGAGACGTGGGCTGGGAGCTCGATTGCTGAGGTAGGTGGAGAGCCTTTTGGATGGCGAGTTCAGAAAAGACAGAATCTGTAACCCTGCTCATGAAATCTGTCTCTGCGATCGATGTGAAAGCTTAGGGGCTGAGAGAGTCTGCATGAGTGGAAACTTTTAAGACCCAATTGAAGTTCAGATGAGTAAGGTTAGGTATACCTCTGGACCTTCCGCATGTGAAAGACCAGTCATACGGTAACCGGCCTTCGGGCTCCGATCACATGATAGTTATTTTACTTTAACGGCATGATGTTTTTTACGTAGATTTGATATCTGGCTTGCTTAATCTGAACACTACTTGACAAGCATGAATACATACTCCTATAGATAGACCTAACGCTGGTGGTCGATTAGACATTAGTGTTTGTATGCCGCCGAGAAGTAGCTCCGATGATTTCATTCGGTTGCGATTCGTCCCACCACCACAACGAATTCCACCAACACCCAACAGCTGGGAATAATAGTGCGCGGCACTTTCAGACTCTTATCTGAGGATGGTAGGGATCCAGACTAATGGAAAAATGAATGTGATTGATTCGGTTCTGACTTTCACATCATTCTCAGTCGAAGCAATACCTTTCATACGGCTCTGCAGACAATAGTAAGCTAAGCTTTGTATAATTTTCTGTTGTTCTTCGCTGAAATGCAGTAGCTCATCCCACTGATATATTTGCTTTGGCTGTGACCGAAAAGCAGATTTTGTCAGCATCAGGGTCCAATGCTCTCCAGGTTCATTCGACGACCAACCCTGATTTTCCCTTAGTCCAAACCCTTGAAGCCCATAAGGCCGGATGCCATCATGTGGTGACCGATGCAAAAGGATCAAGGGCCGTCAGTGTTGGCTTTGGGGGTGAGGTCGTAATTTGGGAGTCTCATGAGGGGACGTGGTCTAAGACAAAGGATGTTGTGCTTGCGGATATCTGGGCCGTTGCCCTCTCTGCCGACGGCCAGTACTTAGCCGGTACCACGCAGGATGGTCACGTCAAGGTCTGGGACATGAACGCaaacgaggaagaaataCGTGATCACGAAACAAAGGGCAGTTTTGGAACCTGCATAGACTTGGTAGGCATTCCGGTCTATCGTCTGCGCTATTCAAATCTGATCTTCTTTGATAGTCACCGGACGGGCGATTCATTGCCAGCGGCCATGAGAATGGCAGCGTATACATTTTCAGTACAGAAACGGGACGCATGCCATTTAGTCTATCAGGTATGTCCTACACTTAACATTCGTTTCCTCGGGATCAAAACGCGCACGTATTAACCGCTCAATAGGTCTGGTAAAACCGGTACGGTCCGTTGCCTTTTCCCCTGGTGGGAAATTCCTCGCTGCGGCTGGGGACTCTAGAGTGATTGTGCTATACGATACAACCTCTGGCGAGCAGGTGGCAAGCCTTACCGGTCATGCTGCATGGATTCTATCACTCTCCTGGAGCAATACTGGAGAATATCTCCTAAGCGGGTGAGTGTCTTCTCTTTATCCCTTGTGACCCCGAGCTGATCAAATGGTACAAGATCATTCGACGGCAAAGTCAAAGTTTGGTCAATTGATACGAGGAACTGTGTTGCAACCCATTCCGAAACCGAAAGAGCCATTTGGAGCGTGATATGGTTGCCTAAGATCGGAAAGTCAGAGGGATTTGCTACGGCTGGTGCCAATAGAAGCATATCTTTCTACAGGGAAGCCACAGGAGGTTGAATCGCTATGTTGAGCATTAAGCCAGCCCTTGTGCAGTTCTAATTACGGTCACGACATCGCGTATCATAAACCAATGCTGAGATCTGCTTACCTTGTTCTTCAATATTTACGTGCTCCATACTTACACGAGTCTGCGTTCTATGTAATACATACGTATTGAAAGCCCAAAAGCCTtcttgctgctgggctgcacTGGGACATCCTGACATCCGGCATGAATATCTAAACATTTCACGCCATTAAATGTCTCAACCACGAGATGCTTGCGGCTGTTATATTCTGAACGCAGAAACATCTGTAGATACGCTTAGATAAGCGCACCGGTTGCGGGCGGGCGGTAGCTTCGATTGCCTTCTTCTGGCGACTTCAGCGCACGTTCACACCGGATTAGTCGTAGCATTAACTTATCATTTTCCTGACAATGAcgatggcggcagcggcggcggcgaatgGACCTGGATGGTATTACATGACTTGACCTCTACTCAACCTAGCTGATTTATTTCGCTCCTATCTCCCTCGAATTACTCTTTACTTCTTGGCTAGGTACACCCGACCTTGGCTCCTCCTTCCATCTTTGGTCTACGTTTGCTTCTAAAAACACAGCACGGATCTTTCTACAGCTCGGGTTTCGTCTTAGTCAATCACAAGGAAGCAATACCTCCTTTTACGGGGTCTTCCACCACGACGGTGTCCTGTGACGCAAATACTCGGCCTGAAACCGTTCAGATTAGTTTCACTTCTGCACGACCAAATCCCTTTCATACTCGGATCTCGCAAAGTTGTAACTACGGCGTCAGCTACCGTGTGCCAGTCGCTTACTTTCCGCTATCGATAGCGATCACCCCTCCCGGCTCATGACCGCCCGCATGCATTGAGAAACAGCAATACCGC
Protein-coding sequences here:
- a CDS encoding uncharacterized protein (transcript_id=CADANIAT00001215) → MDENVPKLLHYGHLGKPVYHPETRSWEFLRTLVRLSHTITAASRACNTLVSTLLDFGRAVDFDIDSSGRRAVPIVAFASGECGNTISLRTIAHETVELEQVTPTQLRVPTIGDYDHIEWHVGGAPIRQICFSNAPEERATFMAVRFSSTFVFRPLYRRTPVSVPIQRANNDVVLDHQVSRLDPNFLLEISTSHTGGAPHADVKFNPWNPSQLAIVDEDGNWGVWELHNQHKRNKDNWVASRVISGTLPWAGIEDQNTGAHARHDGWLAIEWAVNGNHLIVCDRRCSMLYRMDENRAYPCSMELSFNRPSEWILSIRRSTRNPSHVFILTTSQLVWFEVIPASIPVDDDIGLSLSSRLSWRHFRDSDDTTLQLASLTVNADFTEDFYLVLFSKLSHFVLAFYCSEPPEYMRDSATALDPFILHVPTTSVHTEDFEALSIDAHFSTLVFKEITPTAMDYQHLDCGLSFVKVFAVDSSLRVQESLYSRPSTSSLETEHLHASDVLRVRNLRHAGLQKKVIHSRSGFIVDELDEPVRGVKLVSDLGIGSIAQLADPQFTLDYTHIYTIAIGDQNMLPQDGQITTECSFQSLIQEMVQKIAGHVPFQVPTCQTVLETLRKSPTLDDIDQNAQDLAAFVSQAESDRSVLGNRARFLIQPYDSFGARSTQQEKPIGASKLNLIAIYDRLVNHWLTDLPSDVPGRARITKEKAIRQLVADIVLSQIISVPQKEAAESTTKKDVTWSAFSSSGLNTLSRLNDEKSSYGALLSSADESVLSPADTAAAQSSTLGDSVLPERQTDQRPTFKVLSSYTRYDKTGPTSRSAERILDHWQPGLDPASYLLASEGSQLAAKNKVSKGKSRKNVSQTLKKISHDSPMPPLVSSPVPAVRGAWGSQPETGQPPIIRFQGSQPTEDVPMTQIERGVFGSREASRKSGMKAKKKKRAAGF
- a CDS encoding copper metallochaperone ATX1 (transcript_id=CADANIAT00001216), with the protein product MSDQEHHYKFNVSMSCGGCSGAVERVLKKLDGVKSFDVNLDSQTASVVTDASVPYETVLATIKKTGKTVNAGEADGEAKDV
- a CDS encoding uncharacterized protein (transcript_id=CADANIAT00001217) — translated: MTRVPRRSVSVLARRSPGLIARRKARKHKVILESVTQEKKRLRSVISFEAKAPPGYTFISAGDPFFTTTCKERCRKDGLKVYAVSTTPHLHTHGLSQHVHRIGYHFPSAVVADVCINHGLYLTETGKAVAPHSIRGHEASRKITDSDSQITINTEARDVLKDLFPNIPDNDLNQIIKTAFQKGQRKVGTAVELPLARRAQLAVVAHIRHIYTDYDRLLKTTSFHEARAAVEQPTLAKLVEWRGDDENGKTVLEDVFREVIVISDDDDSDNEGEAQQVHGRETSVEIISSNPVIEELQMRPIHQGSRTVRDAQVENSEDEAAPGFRFVPEAPKKIRADRRGFSRYQAWDRAINRYRNMASGAGRHPTPYSATGEPSQETLGLGREALSRRPIHPRHSSVAPIAPSNQMAVAKNLSRPPLNTVAEHCFQREPYPNNSAVLTLDEPYEMHPLDRMPERRRDVLAPFIPPFPLERAPKPEPMRHCFHKPDLPNGPVFVSGPKESLERNGNGLRLPPRSQVHLQNRNVNPQDHVLPSIENPLPVEIKRPNSGHIEHLTKRMSGAFTFRSVTPHRQVHHDLPSRTFQEPVGQDHISKRRRLAYHEPTLVEKPLSPNGPPLSTHPGTRYARPFVQSGPHVRRPFVSPTEARRIAQHEPSIGRDSFSTTARFDREQHTLAHPGSIKAYDGQQSSYNHLVNTQAAYDRSPVQARTASDTRYTAAGSNGYDRNLQPYLSDLPEHRVSHNIKVHDDAEMRTLATTGTWLEPVWRGNHPMLPKPGEENHRTHADGFFRAVGHGDPGTSGYRPARPHYSRHMVQNLSQPVNARLHDVQRWRVPSDNLASMSPRGRPHIDFLGKTPPRQDPAISSQVPGHEDGRRIKTPPSFYQDRRQPKNTVVPSRYDQNKNPILIGT